One Labrys wisconsinensis genomic window, TGAACGCGCCAGGTTCTTTGACGGTTTTCACCGCTCAATCGTGTCCTTTGCCGAAGCAGGCAACGATATTCTCGTCGAGCACATCGTCGAGGAAGCAAGCTGGGCGCAGCAATTGCAGGCGTTGTTCGCGCCCTTGGACACCTTTTGGGTGGGCGTGCATGCCCCTCTCGCGGAGATGGAACGGCGCGAGCGCGAACGCGGAGATCGGACGATCGGCGAAGCCCTGTATCACCTGAAAACACATGACTATTGCCGCTACGACATTGAAGTCGACACCACGAAACCCAGCGATTCAGTCGTTTCGTCCATCATCGAGGCATGGCGGGCGCGGCCATCCGCTTCATGGCGTATATCGTAGGCGTCCGCCGACGACCGCCTTCCGACGTACAGGCTGAGACTGCCGCCGACTTCAGATTAATCGTCAGTTTCGCCGCCGGCCTTTGCTTGATCAAATTCGTCCACGCAGCCTAGCGGCCGAGGGCGGGCTGGTAGACGCCGGCATCCTTGACGAGGAGGCTGGCGGTCATGTCGGCCAGGACCCGCTCGCCGACGGGATCGTCGGCCGTCAGCACGGCATCGTAGCTGGAGGCGAGCGCCGTGCAGATCTGGTCGGGCGCCGCCGCCGCGATCCGATCGGGCGCCAGCACCTCCCAGGCCTTGATGTCGACGCCGCGGTCGCGGGCCTCGAGGGCGAATTGCCGGTAGTCGTCCGCCTGCAGGGCTCGATTGCCCACGGGCCGGTCGCGCCCGTCGGCGATGGCGGCCAGCAGGAGATAGAGCCGCCTGGCGAAGATGTCGCCCACGGCCTTGGACGGCGCCGCCTGGGCCGGACCGCCGCCGGCCAGGACCTTGCACAAGGCCGGGTTGTCCGGCGTGATGGCCAGGACGATGTCCTGCTGGGCCCGGACGACCGCGACGAGATCGTCCTTCGGCGCGGCCCGGATCTGGTCGCCGTCCCGCGCCTGGATCGCCACCAGCGTCGCGGCGATGCTCGACTTGATGTCGCCCAGCCGATGCGCCTTGACGGCTTCGGCCGCCTTGTCGATGAAGGCATCCATGTCGCCGGGGAAGCGGGCGGTGAGGAGATCCGGCAGGTTGGGCAGGCCGGGGCCCGCATCGGCATAGCCGTCGTGCAGGGCCCGCCGCAGCTGCGTTCGCAGGGCCGCGTCGTCCTGGGCCGAGGCGGCGGCGCAGCCCAGCAGCATCCAGGCCAGCACGAGAGGCAGGGTTCTCATCGCGTCCTCCGATCCGCGCCTTGTCGCGGCAATCCCGGCGGCCGGCAGTGCGTTCCCGCACACCGGCCCGGGCGCACGGCATATCGGGCACGGTAACGCGGCAGCGCGTCGGACGCATGTCGCTCGCCGCGCGGCGATGCCCACTGTCAATATCGCTTCAGAATTGACAAGATCGACGCTTGCTGCAACTTATCTTGCATTGTGACGGAGATGCGGGGAGACCGGACGCTTGGCCATCAGGGACGCTCTCACCCAGCCCGGTCTGATGCTGACGCCGTCGGAGACCAAGATCGTCCAGGCCCTGCTCGCCGACTATCCCCGCTCGGGCCTCGGCACGGCGGCGAGCCTGGCCAAGCGCGCCGGGGTGAGCGACCCCACCGTGGTCCGCCTGGTGGTGAAGCTCGGCTATGACGGCTTTCCCGACTTCCAGGCGAGGCTGCTGGAGGAGGTCGAGGCGCGGCTGCATTCGCCGCTGCTGATGCTGGAGGCCAAGCGCCGCAGCGCCGCCGGCGGCAATGCCGCCTTCGACTATCTCGCCTCGGTGGCGCGCAGCCTGGACGAGACCAGCGCCGCCCTGCCGGCCCAGTCCTACGACCGGGCGGCCGAGCTGATCTGGGGCGCCAGGCGCCAGGTGGTGCTGCTCGGCGGGCGCTTCAGCCGCAACGTCGCCACCATGCTGGCCGGCTATCTCGTGCAGCTGCGCCAGGGCGTGCGCGACATCGGCGTGCTCAGCCCGGAAACCTTCGACCTGCTGGTCGACCTCGACAAGCGCGACCTCCTCATCGTGTTCGACTACCGGCGTTACCAGTCCGACGTGATCGCCTTCGCCACCCAGGCGGCCCGGGGCGGCGTGCGCATCCTGCTGTTCACCGATCCCTGGCTGTCGCCGATCGCCGAATTGGCCGAGGTCACCATGATTTCCTCGATCGTGGTCGATTCCCCCTACGACACGCTGGCGCCGGCCGTGGCCCAGATGGAGGCGGTGGTGGCCCACGGCATGAGCCTCGCCCCGCACACCAGCGCCGGCCGGGCGCGCATCGAGGCGCTGGAGCGCGTGCGCCACGCCAATGCGGTGACGCTCGACGACCCCGCCACGCCGTCGGGCCGCGGCCCGATGCAGACCCCCTGACGCCCGCGCGGGCACCCCGGACAGGAGCAGGACATGAGCGAGATCGAGGCCGCCGTCGCGGCGGTGCAGGCGGAGATCGAGGGCAATCGCGACTGGGTCGTGAACCTGACGCGCGACCTGGTGCGCATCCCCTCGGTCAATCCCAAGTTCCAGGCCGAGGCGGGCCTCAACCGCGAGGCGGACGTGCAGGCGCTGCTCGAGCCGATCCTGCGCGCGGAAGGCTTCGCCACCGCGCAGCACGACGCCCTGCCCGGCCGGCCCAACCTGATCGCCGACAAGGCGGGCGAGGAGGCGCGCAGCCTGATCCTGTGCGGGCATATCGACGTGGTGCCGGTCGGCGCGCGCGAGCGCTGGAGCCGCGATCCCTTCGGCGGCGAGGTCAGCGACGGCCGGCTCTACGGCCGCGGCTCGATCGACATGAAGGCGGGCGTGGCGGCCTGCATTGCCGCCGTCCGCGCCATCCGGCGCTGCGGCATCGACCTCGAGGGCCGGCTCTCCGTGCACACGGTGGTCGACGAGGAAGCGGGCGGCTTCGGCGCGATGGAGGCGGTGAAGCGCGGCAAGCTCGCCAAGGCGGTGCTGGTGGCAGAGCCGACCTGGGGCGACGTGCTGCCGGCCGAAGGGGGCCTGGAATGGGCGCGGGTGACGATCCGCGGCCGCACGGCGCACTCGGCCTGGCGCTACAACGAGATCTATCCGCAGCGCCAGGAGCCCGGACGGCTCGAGCCCGGCGTCAACGCCGTCGAGCTCGCCGCCCGCTTCGTCGAGGCGCTACGCCACTACGAATCCGGCCGCACGCGGGCGCGCTCGCACCCGCTGCTGCCGGTGGGGATGAACACCATCAATCCCGGCGTGATCCGCGCCGGCGCCGGGCTCGGACCGGACGGGCTGCCGATCATCATGACCAATCCGGCGATCATCCCGGACACGGCGGTGATCGACCTCGACATGAAGTTCCTGCCCGACGAGACCTCGGCCGCGTATCGCCGCGACTTCGAGGCCTTCGTCCACCATTTCGCCGGAACCGATGCCTGGCTGCGCGAGCATCCGCCCACCATCCAATGGGAGCTCGGCGGCCTGCATTTCCCGCCGCTCAACACGCCGACCGACCACCCCCTCGTCGCCTCGCTGATCCGCCGCAAGGCGGCGCTCGGCACGGCCCCCGCGGTGCGCGGCTTCGTGGCGGTGTGCGACGCGGCGCATTATGCCGGCGCCGGCGTCGACGGCGTCATCTTCGGCCCGTCCGGCGACGGCTTCCACGGCGACGACGAATATGTCGACCTCGCCTCGCTGATGGAGACCACCAAGGTGATCGCCGCCACCGTGCTCGACTGGTGCGGCGTGCGCTGAGGCGCGTTCCTGCTCAGCCCGATCGCTGCAGCGCAGGGCCGCGGGAAGCGCCGATATCCGGCGTCGCGCTCGACGCCTGGCCTTCCCGCCTCCTCGTGGGGCGCACGGGACGCGTCTTCGACGGCGGCCGAGACGCCCGAGGCAGTCCGGCATCGGCTCGGCGCAGACAACCGGCTGGGTTGTCCAACCCGACATGCCATCCCATCACCGGGACTTCATAGAGCCTTCCTATTCCTTGCTCCGGAAAGACGCTCATTCCGGGACAGCACAGGAAGCTCATATGTCGAGATTGCTTTTGGCGACGGCCGCGATGCTCGCGGCCTTCTGGCCGAGCCTCTGCAACGCGGCGCCGGTGGAGATCTCCGTCGATACGGCGTTTCCGGAATATTTCGACATGCACAAGGCGATCGGTGACGCCTTCATGAAGGCGCATCCCGATATCGTCGTGAAATTCAACTCGCCGGCAAAGACCTACGACGAGCTCCTGCAGCGCAGCCTCCGCAACGCAATCACCGGCGACGGTGCCGACGTCGCCTTCCAATCCTACAACTTCGTACAGCAGACCGCCGACCGCAATCTCGCAGTTCCGCTCGACGAGATGATCGCCGCTGAAACCGACTGGTCCGGCCTCGGATATCTCCCGAACATCACGACCATGGCGCGAGCGAACGGCAAAATCTACGGCCTTCCTTTCAACACGTCCATCCCGTTCATCTATTACAATCTCAACCAGGCAAACAATGCCGGATGGGACGTCGCCAAGCTCCCGCAAAGCTGGACCGACGTCGCCAGGCTTTCGAAAGGCATCGCCGAAAAATCGGGTCCCGGAACCGGTCTCTACTTCGATTACTACTATATCGTCGCAAACCTGACTTTCGACGCGCTGCTGAAGGGCCAGGGCGGGGCGATGATGTCGGCGGACTTGAAGCAGATCAGGTTCGATGGCGCCGACGGCATGAAGGCGCTGGAGACGCTGCGGGAGCTCGGTGCCTCCGGCATGATGGACACCACGCGCGACCAGGCGATCCAATCCTTCAAGGCAGGAAGCCTGGGAATATATGCCTCGACCTCATCGTCGATCATCGATTTCCGGAAAGCGGCCGGGGAAAGCGGCTTCACGCTCGGCTGCTCGACGTTTCCGCTGCCCGATCCGGACGGACGCTTTCCGGCAGGCGGAAATGCCGGGATGATTCTGAGCAAGGATCCGGCAAAGCAGCGCGCGGCCTGGGAATACATCAAGTTCGCGGGCGGGGAAGTCGGCCAGTTCCTGGTGGCCAAATATACCGGGTACATCCCGACGAACACGAAGGTGCTGGCGAATCCCGAGTTCCGGGCAAACCGCTATTCCGATCCGTGCGTCAAAGCTGCGGTCGATCAGCTCTCCCGCATCACCGGCCCGTTCACGTTTCCCGGCCCGAACGCTCAACGCATCTCCAATGCCCTGCGCGATCTGATGCGGGAGGCCGTCACGCAGAAGCAGACGCCAGCCCAGATCATGCCTCAGATGGTCGATGCCGCGAAGCGGATGCTGGCAAACTGAATGCGCTCCGATCCGACGCATCATCGTGACGAGGAGCGCGTCCGGCGCTCCTTTGCTCCGCGCTCATAGGTCCAGGTCATGCAGCAAGTCTTCCACAACGGCAAAATCGTTCTCGACAACGAAGTGATCGACGGCAGCATTGCCGTCGAAGACGGTGTCATTTCGAGCATCGACCAGGGCGGCATCGTTCCACGCGATGGAATCGACCTCGAAGGCGACTATCTCACGCCGGGTCTCGTCGACGTGCACAGCGACAACATCGAGAAGCTGATATCCCCAAGACCGAACGTCATCTGGCCGAGCCGGTTTGCCGCCATAGCCCACGACGCCTATGTGGTCGGCGTGGGTGTCACCACCATTCTCGATGCGATCTCGCTGAGCGATGCGATTTCGCTCGGCGGTGCAAGCGGCAGCCGCACACAGCTCGCCCTGCAAATCATCGAAGGGATCACGCAGAGCCAGAAGATTGGCGCCCTGCGCTCGGACCATTTTCTGCACATCCGTTGCGAAGTGACCGACGCCGAAATCAGCGAGCGCCTCAGCCGGCTCGATGCGGACCTGCCGATCCGGATGTTGACCCTGCTCGATCACACGCCGGGCCAGCGTGTGTTCCGGGACGTCCAGACGTGGCGCGCCTATCGCAAGAAGGGCCGAGGGCTCACCGACGGCGAGCTCGACTGGATGTTGGCGGCCGAGCAGGAAGCCCGGGCCAGGTATGCCACGTCCAACCGCCGGGCCATTGCCCGGATCGCCCATGACCGCGGTATCGCGCTCGGTGGACACGATGATTCCACGGTTGAGGATATCGCCGACGCCGTGGCGCTCGGAAGCACCGCGTCCGAATTTCCGACAACCATCGAAGCGGCCCGGGCGGCACAATCTGCGGGTTTGAAGACGATCATGGGCGGGCCCAATCTCGTGCGCGGCGGCTCGCATATCGGCAACCTGTCCGCTCGGGACTGTGCCGAGCAGGGCGCGCTCGATATTCTCGCATCGGACTATATGCCGGTCAGCTTGCTGCAATCCGCCTTCATGCTGACCTGCGAGCCCATCGGCTACGATCTGCCTCGGGCCATAGCGACCGTGACCAGCACCCCGGCGGAGGTCTGCGGACTGACCGATCGGGGAAGGATCGCCGTGGGCAAGAGGGCGGATCTTCTGCGGGTCAGCCTGCACGAAGACCTTCCGATCCTGCGGGCTGTCTGGCGCTCGGGCCGACGCGTTCATTGATGCCGGGAGGGGCGTGAGATGGCCAGCGTGCGACTCGACGACATCCGGAGAGCCTATGGCCAGACGTCGGTCTTACGTGGCGTTTCGCTGTCGATCTCGGATGGCGAGTTCCTGACGCTGCTGGGGCCGTCGGGCTGCGGGAAGTCGACCCTGCTGCGGATCCTGGCGGGGCTCGAGGTGCAGGATGCCGGCTCGGTCGCGATCGGCGGGCAGGCGGTGGACGGCCTCAGGCCGAAGCGCCGGGACGTGGCGATGGTGTTCCAGTCCTATGCGCTCTATCCCCACATGACGGTCGCCGCCACCATGGCGCTGCCGCTGCGGATGCGCCGGCTCTCCGCACTCCAGAGGGTCCCGCTTCTCGGCCGTCTGCTGCCCGGGACGGCAGGGACAATCGACGCGATCGATGCGGAAGTCGCCCGCACCGCCAAGTCCCTCGGCATCGGCCATCTGCTGGCCCGCAAGCCCGGCCAGCTCTCCGGCGGCCAGCGCCAGCGCGTGGCGGTGGGCCGGGCGATGGTGCGCCATCCCGCCGTCTTCCTGATGGACGAGCCGCTGTCCAATCTCGATGCCAAGCTGCGCGTCCAGATGCGCACCGAGATCAAGGAGCTGCACAAGCGCCTCGGCACCACCTTCGTCTACGTCACCCACGACCAGGCCGAGGCCATGACGCTGTCGGACCGGGTGGCGGTGATGCTCGACGGCGAGCTTTTGCAGGTCGCTCCGCCGCAGCAGATCTACGCCGATCCCGACGACCGGCGCGTCGCCGAGTTCATCGGCTCGCCCAAGATCAACATGCTCGACGGCGTGGTGCGCGAGCGCGGCCTGATCGATGTGGCGGGATCGACGCTCGCGATCGAGGCCGACGCGCTTGCCGGCACGCAGCTCACCCTCGGCATCCGCCCGGAGGCTTTCCATCTCGCCGACCATGGCGGCCCCGGAGCGTTCACTGGCGTGGTGCGCATGATCGAGCATATGGGCTCCGACCTCTTCGTTCATCTCGATCTCGCCGGCGTCGACCAGCCGTTGATCGCGAGGCTGCTGGCCGAACGAGCCCCGGACATCGGCGC contains:
- a CDS encoding phosphotransferase-like protein, translating into MPNGRIILLNGTSSSGKSTLAKALRAALVEPFCYYASDQLADGGFRAIKQKVLDACLSDERARFFDGFHRSIVSFAEAGNDILVEHIVEEASWAQQLQALFAPLDTFWVGVHAPLAEMERRERERGDRTIGEALYHLKTHDYCRYDIEVDTTKPSDSVVSSIIEAWRARPSASWRIS
- a CDS encoding M20 family metallopeptidase; this translates as MSEIEAAVAAVQAEIEGNRDWVVNLTRDLVRIPSVNPKFQAEAGLNREADVQALLEPILRAEGFATAQHDALPGRPNLIADKAGEEARSLILCGHIDVVPVGARERWSRDPFGGEVSDGRLYGRGSIDMKAGVAACIAAVRAIRRCGIDLEGRLSVHTVVDEEAGGFGAMEAVKRGKLAKAVLVAEPTWGDVLPAEGGLEWARVTIRGRTAHSAWRYNEIYPQRQEPGRLEPGVNAVELAARFVEALRHYESGRTRARSHPLLPVGMNTINPGVIRAGAGLGPDGLPIIMTNPAIIPDTAVIDLDMKFLPDETSAAYRRDFEAFVHHFAGTDAWLREHPPTIQWELGGLHFPPLNTPTDHPLVASLIRRKAALGTAPAVRGFVAVCDAAHYAGAGVDGVIFGPSGDGFHGDDEYVDLASLMETTKVIAATVLDWCGVR
- a CDS encoding alpha-D-ribose 1-methylphosphonate 5-triphosphate diphosphatase, producing the protein MQQVFHNGKIVLDNEVIDGSIAVEDGVISSIDQGGIVPRDGIDLEGDYLTPGLVDVHSDNIEKLISPRPNVIWPSRFAAIAHDAYVVGVGVTTILDAISLSDAISLGGASGSRTQLALQIIEGITQSQKIGALRSDHFLHIRCEVTDAEISERLSRLDADLPIRMLTLLDHTPGQRVFRDVQTWRAYRKKGRGLTDGELDWMLAAEQEARARYATSNRRAIARIAHDRGIALGGHDDSTVEDIADAVALGSTASEFPTTIEAARAAQSAGLKTIMGGPNLVRGGSHIGNLSARDCAEQGALDILASDYMPVSLLQSAFMLTCEPIGYDLPRAIATVTSTPAEVCGLTDRGRIAVGKRADLLRVSLHEDLPILRAVWRSGRRVH
- a CDS encoding MurR/RpiR family transcriptional regulator, with translation MAIRDALTQPGLMLTPSETKIVQALLADYPRSGLGTAASLAKRAGVSDPTVVRLVVKLGYDGFPDFQARLLEEVEARLHSPLLMLEAKRRSAAGGNAAFDYLASVARSLDETSAALPAQSYDRAAELIWGARRQVVLLGGRFSRNVATMLAGYLVQLRQGVRDIGVLSPETFDLLVDLDKRDLLIVFDYRRYQSDVIAFATQAARGGVRILLFTDPWLSPIAELAEVTMISSIVVDSPYDTLAPAVAQMEAVVAHGMSLAPHTSAGRARIEALERVRHANAVTLDDPATPSGRGPMQTP
- a CDS encoding ABC transporter ATP-binding protein, with amino-acid sequence MASVRLDDIRRAYGQTSVLRGVSLSISDGEFLTLLGPSGCGKSTLLRILAGLEVQDAGSVAIGGQAVDGLRPKRRDVAMVFQSYALYPHMTVAATMALPLRMRRLSALQRVPLLGRLLPGTAGTIDAIDAEVARTAKSLGIGHLLARKPGQLSGGQRQRVAVGRAMVRHPAVFLMDEPLSNLDAKLRVQMRTEIKELHKRLGTTFVYVTHDQAEAMTLSDRVAVMLDGELLQVAPPQQIYADPDDRRVAEFIGSPKINMLDGVVRERGLIDVAGSTLAIEADALAGTQLTLGIRPEAFHLADHGGPGAFTGVVRMIEHMGSDLFVHLDLAGVDQPLIARLLAERAPDIGAGQTLHLGVRPDRALLFTCAGRRLRRSASPSGASVTPIREGVR
- a CDS encoding extracellular solute-binding protein, which translates into the protein MSRLLLATAAMLAAFWPSLCNAAPVEISVDTAFPEYFDMHKAIGDAFMKAHPDIVVKFNSPAKTYDELLQRSLRNAITGDGADVAFQSYNFVQQTADRNLAVPLDEMIAAETDWSGLGYLPNITTMARANGKIYGLPFNTSIPFIYYNLNQANNAGWDVAKLPQSWTDVARLSKGIAEKSGPGTGLYFDYYYIVANLTFDALLKGQGGAMMSADLKQIRFDGADGMKALETLRELGASGMMDTTRDQAIQSFKAGSLGIYASTSSSIIDFRKAAGESGFTLGCSTFPLPDPDGRFPAGGNAGMILSKDPAKQRAAWEYIKFAGGEVGQFLVAKYTGYIPTNTKVLANPEFRANRYSDPCVKAAVDQLSRITGPFTFPGPNAQRISNALRDLMREAVTQKQTPAQIMPQMVDAAKRMLAN